The genome window TAAGTTTTAAATTcaactattttaattcaatttcaatacttatttttatcattcttttagattaaattatcGAATAATGATACAAAAAGTATTTGTTCGTTTGAGTGATATGACAATAATGTTAGGTACTCAATTATCCTATctacactataaaaaaattcaaaatttacataattaggcaaataaatatatcaacattatacccaacataaatattattagagttAGATAAAAATGATAgcatataattcaaataattttacactATGTAGCTGTAGATGTTGATGCACGAGtttcgttaattttaaaattttattagaagttaaaatgtgtaaaaattttagaaaaattataCGTGTTATTACTGAGAGAatcaaaacgaaatatataggtattatgtGTTTATTTCATGACTTTTTGTAGAAAAGAACGTATATTCGGCGTCAGTACTGGCTTTAGCGACGCCTTGTGTGACCTTGACAATAAAAacgacaataatttaaaaatatttagtcacTGGCTGTTTTACTTGATTCTTCAATGGTTgcagaaataaagataaatatccCTTCAATTTACATATTCTAATATTCCATGAGATCTTAATGctatagaaattttatatatgctTTACGCGATTTTCGCTAAAAAATACTGTCTCACTCGCTTGTCAGTAATACTCTTTCCCAGCGGGGTAGAGTATAGACAGCAACAGTGTGCGAGAGAGAGGTGAATAAGGCCAACGCCATTTTCAATCCAAATCCATAATTGCatgagtaaaaaattataataatgtgatgttatttaaaaaaaatgtcaactcACCGAGTGCATATTAAGAttacataattcaaaattaattatgactCAATAATAAAGGCATgtagtacaaaataatttaaatatttatattcgcttGTTaactgattattaaataattatacttatatttattgtaaattttcgaTTTCATAAGAAAATTAAGCTTCTACTTTATAtgtcaaaaatttaattgttataaaatgtttttcaagaCACGATTTTAATTTCAACACCAAAGTCAAATGTAAAACAAcgtaaattataaaaccaataTGGCCGTGACAGAgtctataatagtttttttttaaccatcgATTAAGGCAGTGGTTCTTAATTCAATACCGGACCATTGAGCTTTGCGTTTGCatagtcatttaaaatatacaattaaacagTGATTCAAAGGAAAATGTTGCAAAAGTGTAGAACACTTCACAAACtgaatttatacaataatacaattttccCTATAAACTTACAACGTAATAAAGGCTGGTTATTCTGCTCCCgtgaaatgaaataaacttgaatttactattttataatggatatatttttaccaACAATTTCCTTATTCTCACTGCGTCAAATATCATTTCAAAAACATTCATGTCTCTCTTTTTAAATCTCACGATAAATCCAAATGTTCCATACAAGTAATCAATAAGTTTATTGTTTTCAAAGAGAGACAATGAATGTCAATGACggtacaaacattttaatttcatctttGATAATTATGCGACATCATCTTTGTCTATGATTGGTCGAGAAAACTGAAATGTACAATGGACGTCAACTCAACGACCAAGGTTAAACTTTTAAGAGTCCCATTTTCTTAATCGTCTAGAACAAAGGTCTTCAACACGCAACAAGAACAAACAATGTCAAACGtctcattgaattttaataaaattatgtcttgtttaattttttttttataaataccttcGATGgttattgctttttaattacttaagtttataattaaatgttttggttGAGTTGCGGCCCGCTGAAAAAAATCATAGTATACTTGGCCCTTGACTTCTAAAAGGTTGAAGACCCCTGGTCTAgaacattgggatcagaattcagtatttaattatttcacatacatagattatatattgACAATAACTAGGTCTGCGTCTGTGACATATTCTTgtgttgataaaattaaaagaaaccgTAAAAAAGGCTTGTGTTTGTCCATAGacaatagtaaattattatactataaacaacggtagaaaaaagttaaaatgtttatactttaaataatattacaatcttttcttttatttttgttatatataaacaaattatatgtatacatatattatttaaatctgttattattcgttttaatatatatcatatgtattgatttaaaacattaagtattaattatataatattttgatcattatAACGTATAATTTTTATCAAGCAATGCAATTGCTTTGgaagtagttttaaattaaatattattatattaagtcaaCATTTTGCACATTTCGatcgtattttaatataataatcaactaTTCTCGCACAtcaaaattatagttaatattattcatattgtaaataattttaaagcggttattttaaattgttaatttatttacgtgTATAATTAGTACCCGTAGTCGATTTTAAGTTCTTGATGAAAtgcacaatttttattatatcgttgTATGTTAAGCTTTTTGTAATGCTTAAGCCGTATGTACATATACACTTACttgtaatttataagtaaaattccattttgtataaatatccaCTAGATAcggtttttgaaaataaattgctgTTACGACttactttatgtatttattgaatttgacaataaataccTTTTCCTAAACTATATACTGAGTTTTATTTCTATACCAGATCGATGACAACCGAACAACAGTTACAGTTTTACTTGGCCTATGAACATAACATTGTTAATTAATGGAATAGACAATGGTACTCGACGAAAgttgaaagaaagaaagaaaaaacttCATGGCGCTCAAAACCTAGCATAATCTTACTCATTAATAAAAGCATGTTAATCACCGACAcgatattaatcaaattaaaaaaaggctaTAAAAATTATGCTGATACATGAAACAAAATACCCATTTACTTACGCCGCGGCGTAAAAGCTCAAAAGAAGCGCTGAGgagtttatttccgaaccgctGGTAAAATTGTGAcataaataagtaagtgtaatattgaataaagatatttggaTTTGATAGCAAATACATCACACGCAATAGAGTAAACAGCTGGGCTGCAGGAAGTGAGAGAAACATCCTTAAGGAATACATCCGATGGTATTTGTACTAGAAGCAGTGTCAGAGTTGGCATTCTGGCTACGGAATTTCGGATGTTTCTCGCAAGAGTACAAACAAATTGCTACCAGCTCAGCATTTGCAAACTTAGACCGCGCTTGAAGTGAGATggcaagaaatataaatataacaagaaatattgttatataaatgttattagtatatttgtattaaatttaacgtGAGtcgtaaatatagaaaataattacattaaaaaataaagataacgtATTCAGAGAGATCTTTAGCAATGGTGaccacaaataataaaaaaaaactgcaaatGTCTCACAGCTGGCCTCCTttccttttgaggaaaaggtttaaaAAAGCATAGTAGGTACGaaataaattaggtatataaattattttcgaaatattaaattacatgcgCATATTCTACTAGCTGCTCGTCCCATATAAGTGAAATAAGTgccatatacaaaaaatatcaaaattggtcCAGCAGTATAGAAGGAGTTCAGTGACACACACGACTACAGAAgagtaatatattgtattaagatTTACGAGCtcggtttattaatatttccttgTAAAGCATCGTATTCTAtgtgtaaattaaaactttataagagACAATCTTGTCACAATATGTCTGCTTTAAAAGTAACTCTGAAACAAAGCTACAAGAACTAGTTTTGTCTTAATTTCCGGAAACCCCAGCTTAGATAACAATAACATAGGACTGAAAAAAAGATCAATGGACTTTtaacaatatcaatattaatttacagaCAAAAGAAATTACGAATTTCTGATGTTTGACGAGCCTCGTCTTTACGAAAACGAATGTTTCGAAATTTCGAATCGTATccgacattttattttataaaataatttaaagaaatatgtgAAGCATGTCAGGTATTagctagttttaataaataaaaagaaggtTGTTATTCATTTTCACAAATTCTGTACTTATTTATAGCCTTATTggtagtaatataatttttgttcatTGTATCCCCTAAATGACATTtagagtttttaaattttaattttctatctgTGCATTGTTGACTCACGCTCATAGGGAACATTGTATTGtagcataattattaatttgtgattgtatttttatcacCTGTTCATCTGTTATCATTGCTATatatcaattgtttttatttgctttCTGGCaagaattatatgtattaagaaaatgatatgattttattctagtgtaattattaaacttattccaATCAAGTGCCTTACAATTTACATTGTTTACAAGTATATTACagtttttcattgaaattgtatttaatatggcTGAAAAGGTATgtgtactttttaaataacaaaatttggaACTAAAACTTTTTGTTACAGTCTATTTACTatttaggtaataaaaaaaaattgagatttCTATGCGACACCTGTCGCAATGTCGTGGGgtttcattttgaaatgtaacttataaaatatttagtgtatattaaaataaaaaaggatggtaatatatttaatagctttatatacatacatagttttTGGAAGTTATGAttggattaaattttttttttacataatataatatataagtgaacgaaaaaaagtttgattttattaaacattgtaaaaatattaaaattgttaaatttaattacttcattATTACGTGCTGGGTAACCCCAATAACTCATGGAAGTGGATAAGATAAAAGTGAtctaataatcattaaatattttccttttttgataaatcagctggttacatttaaataatacaacaatatgaATAGTAAAATAGGAATATCTTACTCAATATCACTATCAAGTCTTCTACtatgtgattttttaaaaactgacaattcatatttcttatagaaAATTCAAGAAAATCCAATTCCGGATGGTTCTCATACAGATGTAACGGATAAACAAAAGGATGTTGCAAAACTGCCAATAATAAAAGTCACCCCTCCACCGACAATACCAGTGCAAGTACCCCGTCTCACAATATCGTCATTCACCAAGACACCTCCAAATGAGCTGTACAGAAAGTTACTGCCGGCGTTGTTGTTTATATTGACATTTGTGACGGTTATGACCATGCTGCTCATTTACATGGATACATTTGGTGAGATTTTATACCTGTATGTCCTCCTTAAAGTCTGTTTCTAGGCAAAGATCCTCCAACAAGTCTATTTCACCATGCTTCATGCACCAAGTTGGTAACTTTGTATGTAGTAGAACTTTGTAATGCAGGATTATTTCTGATATTTGTTTTTGGAGTACTGTCTATGATAAATTTGAAACATGAAAAAGCTTGTCAAAgtgaaagtaaaaataaactaataaattgttcctaatatatatttcataattactgtggtaaaaaaatctatcaattatatttagaatcatTTAACCAATATCATTAGCACGTTCAATGTTAGGGTCGGAATCTTTTTTAGctacttcaaaaataataaaatgtttaaatcttTTAGCTCTCGGTGCTCAACAATTCCGCCAGAACATGACCCAGGACAAGGAGCTGGCGAGCATCTCGGCGGAGTCGCCGACGCTGGTGGCGTACGTGCGGCAGCTGCACCTGGCGCCGCGGCCCCCGCGCgtgccgccgccgccgcccgagCCCACGCCGCGCGTGGCCGTGCTGGACCGCGTCCTGGGCGAGCTGCACAACGGCACGCTGGTGGAGTTCCTGGTGCGCGGGCCGCGCGACGCCACGGCCGCCTTCCTGCAGCGCGCGCGCGGCTGGCGCGGCGTGGCCGTGCGCGCGGCGCCGCGGGACTTCCTGGCGCTGCGCGGCGCCGTGGCGCTGCACGCGTGCCTGGCGGCCGGCGCGCACCCGCGCGTCGTCAGCTACGAGGAGGCGGAGGCGGGCGGCGGCGTGTTCCGCTCGCGCGTGCTGTGCCTGCCGCTGCTCACGGTGCTGCTGGCGGCCGACGCGCCGCGCGCGCACTACACGGCGCTGGCGGgccccgccgcgcccgccgcgctcgAGGCGCTGCCCTTCGCCGGCCTGCGCCTGCGCGTCATCGACTTCCGCTCCACGGACCCGGCGGCGCTCGCCCGGACGACGCGGGTGCTGCTGGCGCGCAACTACACCGTGGCCGCCACCTTCGACGACGGCATCATGTACGCGCTCGACGACGCCGCCGACGCCGACGCCGACGCCGACGAGTAGCGGCCGCCGGCGGCCGGCGTTCGTTTCGTTTACGAAGATCATACGAACAGCTTGAAGTATCGGACGCAAATATTAACAGAACGGCAACATTCGACCATTTTTGTGAGATCAGACGAGTGCTTACTTTTCATAGTTATATCTCCCTTGTTTGAGTAGATGTCGATCTAAAACCGTTGAAAATGTCTAATCGAGTTAACTCGGGTACTAACTTTGCAAAGCTAGAGTTAATTCAATCCGCTGTTGGGATGCGGTTTAAAAtttcagttttataaaaatcaaaataataaatacgtaactTTCAAGTaagataaaaatagattatttttattaccaaaaaaGTTTTGTAAAACTATGACAGGATAAGTTTTGCAGAATCTAAAGAATGATATGATctgttataaatgtattgttaatagctttaaatgtttgttaaaatatggTTATCAATGATCCTTTGAAATGTTTCAACCGGCGCGGTAATGTTTCGAATTTCGAAGGGGGGGATGGAACGGAGATGAGAGAgaaaaaataggaaaaaaattgattaaaataattatttcttaagttcaaaatataaatacaaagataATTATCCTCCTGTTTAAAAAGGCTTCATAACCGCAAAGAATGCTATGCTAAAGTTAAGTTACTACTTATTGGTAACAGCAATATatctcaattataattatttccagTACCAATAGTGATCAAAATTAAACCatagaaacatatttatatgttgaatcgaaataattttattaatttttattgatttatttatttgctaaattACTGTCAAAGATGCTATTATTGTACTGgtgacataacaataataaagtactctatcaaatgttttaataacacatagaattacatttaaattgtaatttcattCTTTGTATTTAGTAGCAAAACTAGGGTGGGTTGAGAACATATTTTGATTGGTCGATTCTTTGATCGGAGTAAAAGTGACATTTGAagtaattatactattattaataatgtcacTAGTAAGGTTAACACTACATCTTTGACAATAactcaatatatactttaaataaagtattcaaaGTGAAACAACAGCatttgaatagaaaaaaaagtaattttaacatggaaatcaataaaaacactttataattagtcacattttaaatcttaaataaattatttttttattatattgaaatgccTAAAATAGCCTTTTAAACTCTGCGCACAATTCGAAGTCACATTATTTTGAATCTCACTAATAGatcaagttttaaataaaaaatataaaagtaatacattATCAAGCACtttgaatagtttaaaaatgtccttaaaatattgtaaaacaatctcgttttattaaaagcacttaaaaaatagaaaaaatagaattttgacGGCATCGAATGTAatacaagaaattaattaaaatatttttgttaacaaaatatcaatattgcATCTCGTATGAAATCAATATTTTCGAAATGCTTTCTCGTCGCGAAGTATCTCATTCgtcaattatgaatataaaagacCAAATAAGAAGAAAAGTTCCTTTGCCTTACAAACGTGCTTTACAGTTTATATACttactaacaataatattatatatagaaataatacgTCTTCGTGCTAATTGTCACAAGTTACAACATAGTACAACACTAGCCAAGTGATTAGAATAAAActctataatttatacaatatttaattttattattcattatctCGCAaccgaagtatttttttttattgaatccttttttttttaatctgcgatcaaattaattttaattaaaaaaatctgttttaataattattta of Vanessa tameamea isolate UH-Manoa-2023 chromosome 24, ilVanTame1 primary haplotype, whole genome shotgun sequence contains these proteins:
- the LOC113399602 gene encoding protein Star yields the protein MAEKKIQENPIPDGSHTDVTDKQKDVAKLPIIKVTPPPTIPVQVPRLTISSFTKTPPNELYRKLLPALLFILTFVTVMTMLLIYMDTFALGAQQFRQNMTQDKELASISAESPTLVAYVRQLHLAPRPPRVPPPPPEPTPRVAVLDRVLGELHNGTLVEFLVRGPRDATAAFLQRARGWRGVAVRAAPRDFLALRGAVALHACLAAGAHPRVVSYEEAEAGGGVFRSRVLCLPLLTVLLAADAPRAHYTALAGPAAPAALEALPFAGLRLRVIDFRSTDPAALARTTRVLLARNYTVAATFDDGIMYALDDAADADADADE